One part of the Dermacentor silvarum isolate Dsil-2018 chromosome 6, BIME_Dsil_1.4, whole genome shotgun sequence genome encodes these proteins:
- the LOC119455887 gene encoding T-complex protein 1 subunit epsilon: MNSLGTLTFDEYGRPFIILKDQDKKKRLTGVDALKSHILAAKAVANILKTSLGPKGLDKMMVSSDGDVTVTNDGATILKMMDVEHQIAKLLVQLSQSQDDEIGDGTTGVVVLAGALLEQAEQLLDRGIHPIRIADGFEMAARCALTHLDKVAESFSVSKTDKEFLIQTAMTTLGSKIVNKCHRQFAEIAVEAVLSVAQLERGDVNFELIKVEGKEGGKLEDSLLVRGVLVDKDFSHPQMPKEVRNAKLAILTCPFEPPKPKTKHKLDVTSAEEFEALRTYERQQFEQMVDQVKAAGANLVICQWGFDDEANHLLLQKQLPAVRWVGGPEIELIAIATGGRIVPRFCELTADKLGSAGVVRELSFGTTKDRMLVIEECPNSRAVTVFIRGGNKMIVEEAKRSLHDALCVIRNLVKDNRIVYGGGAAEISCSLAVGAQADKISTLEQYPFRAFADALESVPLALAENSGLPPIETLTEVKARQAQENNPCLGIDCLGKGTNDMKEQHVIETLTSKKQQISLATQLVKMILKIDDIRTPDNNYA, encoded by the exons ATGAATTCTTTAGGAACGTTAACATTCGACGAGTACGGAAGGCCGTTTATTATTCTTAAGGATCAAGATAAAAAGAAGCGACTCACCGGTGTCGATGCGCTCAAG TCGCACATCCTGGCCGCCAAGGCTGTGGCCAACATCCTCAAGACATCGTTGGGCCCTAAAG GGCTCGACAAAATGATGGTTTCATCGGATGGGGATGTTACTGTGACCAATGATGGCGCGACCATATTGAAAATGATGGACGTCGAGCACCAGATAGCCAAGCTGCTGGTGCAGCTATCTCAATCCCAAGATGATGAGATTGGTGATGGCACCACTGGCGTTGTTG TGCTGGCGGGAGCTTTGTTGGAACAGGCAGAGCAGCTTCTGGACCGCGGCATCCATCCAATCCGCATTGCGGATGGCTTTGAGATGGCTGCTCGCTGCGCACTCACCCACTTGGACAAGGTTGCCGAAAGCTTTTCTGTTTCAAAGACCGACAAGGAGTTCCTGATTCAGACTGCCATGACCACGTTGGGCTCAAAGATCGTGAACAAGTGTCACCGGCAGTTTGCCGAGATTGCTGTGGAAGCTGTGCTCTCGGTGGCCCAGCTGGAGCGCGGCGACGTCAATTTCGAGCTGATCAAAGTGGAAGGCAAGGAAGGTGGCAAACTGGAAGACTCGCTGCTGGTCCGAGGTGTGCTCGTCGACAAGGACTTCAGCCACCCACAGATGCCCAAG GAAGTGCGCAATGCTAAGCTGGCCATCCTGACATGCCCGTTTGAGCCACCCAAGCCCAAGACCAAGCATAAGTTGGACGTGACCTCAGCCGAGGAGTTTGAGGCCCTGAGGACTTACGAGCGACAGCAGTTTGAGCAGATGGTGGACCAGGTGAAGGCTGCTGGCGCCAACCTGGTTATCTGCCAGTGGGGTTTTGATGACGAGGCCAACCACCTGCTGCTGCAGAAGCAACTGCCGGCTGTGCGCTGGGTCGGTGGCCCTGAGATTGAG ctgatCGCCATTGCAACAGGTGGTCGCATTGTGCCACGGTTCTGCGAACTGACTGCTGACAAATTGGGATCTGCTGGAGTGGTCAGAGAGCTGTCGTTTGGTACAACAAAGGACCGCATGCTGGTCATTGAGGAGTGCCCCAACTCCCGGGCAGTTACAGTCTTTATACGAGGAGGCAACAAGATG ATTGTCGAGGAAGCCAAGCGGAGCCTGCATGATGCACTCTGTGTGATCCGGAACCTCGTGAAGGACAACCGCATTGTCTATGGTGGTGGAGCTGCCGAAATCTCTTGTTCCCTGGCTGTTGGAGCGCAGGCGGACAAA ATATCGACGCTGGAGCAGTACCCCTTCCGTGCCTTTGCGGACGCCCTGGAGAGTGTGCCACTGGCCCTGGCCGAGAACTCTGGCCTCCCTCCAATTGAGACCCTGACTGAGGTGAAGGCCCGCCAAGCCCAAGAGAACAACCCCTGCCTTGGCATTGACTGTCTGGGCAAGGGCACTAACG ACATGAAGGAGCAGCATGTGATTGAGACATTGACGAGCAAGAAACAGCAGATCAGCTTGGCCACCCAGCTTGTCAAGATGATCCTGAAGATCGATGACATCCGGACACCAGACAACAACTATGCCTAA